A stretch of the Aegilops tauschii subsp. strangulata cultivar AL8/78 chromosome 4, Aet v6.0, whole genome shotgun sequence genome encodes the following:
- the LOC109739035 gene encoding alpha-amylase/trypsin inhibitor CM16, producing the protein MASKSNYNLLFAALLVFIFAAVAAVGNEDCTPWTSTLITPLPSCRNYVEEQACRIEMPGPPYLAKQECCEQLANIPQQCRCQALRYFMGPKSRPDQSGLMELPGCPREVQMNFGPILVTPGYCNLTTVHNTPYCLGMEESQWS; encoded by the coding sequence ATGGCGTCCAAGTCCAACTACAATCTCCTCTTCGCGGCCCTCCTAGTCTTCATCTttgccgccgttgccgccgtcgGCAATGAAGATTGCACCCCATGGACGAGTACTCTGATCACTCCACTCCCAAGCTGCCGTAACTATGTGGAAGAACAAGCATGTCGTATCGAAATGCCCGGGCCGCCGTACCTCGCCAAGCAGGAGTGCTGTGAGCAGCTTGCAAACATTCCGCAGCAGTGCCGATGCCAGGCGCTGCGCTACTTCATGGGGCCGAAGTCTCGCCCGGATCAGAGCGGCCTCATGGAACTCCCCGGATGCCCTAGGGAGGTGCAGATGAACTTCGGCCCAATACTCGTCACTCCGGGGTACTGCAACTTGACGACCGTTCACAACACCCCATACTGCCTCGGTATGGAGGAGTCTCAGTGGAGCTAG
- the LOC109739034 gene encoding alpha-amylase/trypsin inhibitor CM3 has product MACKSSCNLLLLAAVLLSVVAAASASGSCVPGVAFRTDLLPHCRDYVLQQTCGTFTPGSKLPEWMTSASIFSPMKPYLAKLYCCQELAEIPQQCRCEALRYFIALPVPSQPVDPRSGNVGESGLIDLPGCPRQMQWDFVRLLVAPGQCNLATIHNVRYCPAVEQPLWI; this is encoded by the coding sequence ATGGCGTGCAAGTCCAGCTGCAACCTCCTCCTCTTGGCCGCCGTCCTGCTCTCCGTCGTCGCCGCTGCTTCCGCCTCCGGCAGCTGCGTCCCAGGGGTGGCTTTTCGGACCGATCTTCTGCCACACTGCCGCGACTATGTGTTACAACAAACTTGTGGCACCTTCACCCCCGGGTCGAAGTTACCCGAATGGATGACATCCGCGTCAATATTCTCCCCCATGAAGCCATACCTCGCCAAGTTGTATTGCTGCCAGGAGCTCGCAGAAATTCCTCAGCAGTGCCGGTGCGAGGCGCTGCGCTACTTCATAGCGTTGCCGGTACCGTCTCAGCCCGTGGACCCGAGGTCCGGCAATGTCGGTGAGAGCGGCCTCATCGACCTGCCCGGATGCCCCAGGCAGATGCAATGGGACTTTGTCAGATTACTTGTTGCCCCGGGGCAGTGCAACTTGGCGACCATTCACAATGTTCGATACTGCCCCGCCGTGGAACAGCCTCTGTGGATCTAG